The proteins below are encoded in one region of Takifugu rubripes chromosome 1, fTakRub1.2, whole genome shotgun sequence:
- the kctd2 gene encoding BTB/POZ domain-containing protein KCTD2, with amino-acid sequence MAELHVVEPSSTGTIEQPEHRDVRGSMRLASPTLMVPPRSSQLSPGGVSGGSGGRSVFGFPAKSNPNSPSEQIDKPGSRWVRLNVGGTYFITTKQTLCRDPKSFLFRLCQEDPDLDSDKDETGAYLIDRDPTYFGPILNYLRHGKLIMDKNLAEEGVLEEAEFYNIASLVRLVKERIRDNENRTSQGPVKHVYRVLQCQEEELTQMVSTMSDGWKFEQLISIGSSYNYGNEDQAEFLCVVSRELNNSTNGIVIEPTEKAKILQERGSRM; translated from the exons ATGGCAGAACTGCACGTCGTAGAACCGAGCAGTACAGGTACCATAGAGCAGCCCGAGCACCGTGACGTCCGGGGCTCTATGCGCCTGGCTTCGCCCACTCTCATGGTTCCGCCGCGCAGCAGCCAGCTCAGTCCCGGTGGAGTGTCCGGCGGCAGCGGGGGGCGCTCCGTGTTTGGGTTCCCGGCGAAGAGCAACCCGAACTCCCCGTCCGAACAGATCGACAAGCCCGGCTCACGTTGGGTCCGTCTCAACGTCGGCGGGACCTATTTCATCACGACCAAGCAGACCTTGTGCAGGGACCCAAAATCTTTCCTGTTCCGACTGTGTCAAGAGGACCCGGACCTGGACTCTGACAAG GATGAGACCGGCGCCTACCTGATCGACAGAGACCCCACATACTTTGGCCCCATCCTAAATTATTTGCGGCATGGAAAACTGATCATGGATAAAAATCTGGCCGAGGAAG GAGTCCTCGAGGAAGCCGAGTTCTACAACATCGCGTCGCTCGTGAGGCTGGTCAAAGAGAGGATACGGGACAACGAGAACCGCACGTCTCAG GGCCCCGTGAAGCACGTTTATCGAGTTCTGCAGTGCCAAGAGGAGGAACTTACGCAGATGGTTTCAACTATGTCGGACGGTTGGAAGTTTGAGCAG ctcataAGTATCGGCTCTTCATACAACTATGGCAACGAGGATCAGGCGGAGTTTCTGTGCGTCGTTTCACGGGAGCTGAACAACTCCACCAACGGCATCGTCATCGAGCCCACAGAGAAGGCCAAG ATCCTTCAGGAGCGAGGCTCTCGGATGTGA
- the armc7 gene encoding armadillo repeat-containing protein 7 — translation MWKKRSYDDSERLEYLQTLVTEFQDTDSEEAKEQVLANLANFAYDPKNIEHLKELQVTDLFLDMLTEENENFVEFGLGGLCNLSMDPECQDIILQSSGISLVTNCLSSQREETVLSAITTLMNLISPSSRSEITNAAMVQCMLRFSLSESPRLRNLAAVFLQDCCTEEEVAQFKQQMQGQQTAVGIPLPKD, via the exons atgtggaaaaaaaGGTCGTATGATGATTCTGAGCGGTTAGAATATTTACAAACGCTGGTCACAGAATTTCAGGACACCGACAGTGAAG AGGCGAAGGAGCAAGTGCTGGCCAACCTGGCCAACTTTGCATATGACCCAAAGAACATTGAGCACCTGAAGGAACTTCAAGTGACTGACCTCTTCTTGGACATGCTCACTGAGGAGAATGAGAACTTTGTGGAGTTTGGGCTGG GGGGGCTGTGTAACCTGAGTATGGACCCCGAATGTCAGGACATCATTTTACAAAGCAGTGGGATCAGCTTAGTCACAAACTGTCTGTCAAGCCAAAGGGAGGAGACTGTCCTGTCAGCCATTACTACCTTAATGAACCTCATCTCGCCCTCATCCCGTTCTGAAATCACCAATGCAGCCATGGTGCAGTGCATGCTGCGCTTCTCCCTGTCGGAGAGCCCCCGCCTGCGTAACCTGGCTGCTGTTTTCCTACAGGACTGCTGCACTGAGGAAGAAGTTGCTCAATTTAAGCAGCAGATGCAGGGACAGCAGACGGCAGTCGGTATACCGCTGCCCAAGGACTGA
- the chad gene encoding chondroadherin, producing the protein MRCGSWLLLGTCLLVSGPTARGSPGQCPSLCHCHGDLQHVICDGVGLKKIPRVSDATRLLNLQRNDLGSIPTGAFGESKGLVSLHMQHCQLREINSQAFKGLKKLVYLYLSNNKISSIKPGAFDDLTELTYLHLDGNQITELTKGIFSPMVNLFILQLNDNRLRELRPGTFAGAKDLRWLHMSGNELTTLHPGSLDDVENLAVLHLDRNKMSTYPGVAMSKLRVVEELTLGRNPMRTIPDNAFQSFGRYMEKLHLDNMGLEKFSDGAFTGVTAVKSLHLENNKLRALPKSLEFGTITNLTLSNNPWGCTCQLAPLRRWMDSTRNRPDATCASPPHQKGKQVRDSAAFGICKTKPKKTRKSMRH; encoded by the exons ATGCGTTGTGGGAGCTGGTTGTTGCTGGGGACCTGCCTCCTGGTCTCGGGCCCCACGGCGCGGGGCAGCCCGGGCCAGTGTCCCAGCCTGTGCCACTGCCACGGCGACCTCCAGCACGTCATCTGCGACGGCGTGGGGCTGAAGAAGATTCCGCGGGTGTCGGACGCCACCCGCTTACTGAACCTGCAGAGGAACGACCTGGGCAGCATACCGACGGGGGCCTTTGGAGAAAGCAAGGGACTGGTCTCTCTGCACATGCAGCACTGTCAGCTCCGTGAGATCAACTCCCAGGCGTTCAAGGGGCTGAAGAAGCTCGTCTACCTCTACCTGTCCAACAACAAGATCAGCAGCATCAAGCCTGGCGCCTTCGACGACCTGACAGAGCTCACCTACCTCCATCTAGACGGGAACCAGATTACTGAACTGACCAAGGGGATCTTCTCCCCGATGGTCAACCTCTTTATTCTGCAGCTTAATGACAACAGGCTGCGGGAGCTGCGACCGGGAACCTTCGCGGGGGCCAAAGACTTGCGCTGGTTGCACATGAGTGGAAATGAGCTGACCACTCTTCACCCGGGCTCTCTGGACGACGTGGAGAACCTGGCGGTGCTGCACCTGGACAGGAACAAGATGTCGACCTACCCCGGCGTGGCCATGAGCAAACTGCGAGTGGTGGAAGAGCTCACGCTGGGGAGGAACCCCATGAGGACCATCCCTGACAATGCCTTCCAGAGCTTTGGTCGCTACATGGAGAAACTTCACCTGGACAACATGGGCCTGGAGAAG TTCTCTGATGGTGCCTTCACTGGCGTGACGGCGGTAAAGTCGCTGCACCTGGAAAACAACAAGCTGCGGGCCCTACCGAAAAGCCTGGAGTTTGGCACCATCACCAACCTCACGCTGTCCAACAACCCCTGGGGCTGCACCTGCCAGCTGGCCCCACTGCGCAG GTGGATGGACTCCACCCGTAACCGCCCCGACGCCACGTGCGCTTCTCCACCTCATCAGAAAGGAAAACAAGTCAGAGACAGCGCCGCCTTCGGAATCTGCAAGACCAAGCCAAAGAAAACCAGGAAGTCCATGCGCCACTGA
- the slc16a5a gene encoding monocarboxylate transporter 6: MTQQNGVGGTSDRRLSSAASPVCDQVKAMEHQKTPVGERDGECEDDCRRGQSGTSTGVTDAAPDGGWGWVVLLATIMVMALTLAFPSCVGIFYTDLQNDFHADNSQTSWVPSIMTSALHAGGPFCSMLVERLGCRQTVMLGGVLSGLGMTASSFTQSIGQLFLTAGVITGLGFCFSFQPAVTILGHYFVRRRAFANAMSSMGTALGLCVLPVLGNYLHTELGWRGSFLVLGAVLLNCCVCGAVMRPLQLSKRRGQPLMDHGPHLPEEEKGQREMGRLRRIWRFLLDSLSKHMAFDQFRNNARYRVYAIGLTWMMLGFVVPLIYLVPYATANGMEQTQAALLLSILGVVNIIVRPPFGIVFSMPWFKGRHVYVFASALLVNGLSNSICCIGSTFNVLVIYVIVYGLSMSVVGSLMFTVLMSVVEMSRFPSALGLLAVMESVTLLIGPPLAGALVDRTGQYFHVFFACTAVVVSAGIFLIVSFSLLDRRASQRGGGPAEPPGRTGADVAPGCQYKSIPTEGDKEKASPPTAACSATM, from the exons ATGACTCAGCAAAATGGAGTCGGTGGGACCAGTGACCGCCGCCTCAGCTCCGCAGCCTCTCCGGTTTGTGACCAGGTCAAAGCTATGGAGCATCAGAAGACTCCGGTGGGCGAGAGGGACGGCGAATGTGAGGACGACTGCCGCCGGGGCCAAAGCGGGACCTCCACGGGCGTAACGGACGCTGCTCCTGATGGGGGTTGGGGCTGGGTGGTGCTGTTGGCCACCATCATGGTCATGGCTTTGACCCTGGCGTTCCCCTCCTGTGTGGGAATCTTCTACACTGACCTGCAGAATGACTTCCATGCCGACAACAGCCAAACCTCCTGGGTGCCTTCTATCATGACATCAGCGCTTCACGCAGGAG GTCCCTTCTGCAGCATGCTGGTGGAGAGACTCGGCTGCCGACAGACGGTCATGCTGGGCGGAGTCCTGAGCGGGCTCGGAATGACTGCCAGTTCGTTTACCCAGTCCATCGGCCAGCTCTTCCTCACCGCTGGGGTCATCACAG GTCTTGGATTCTGCTTCAGCTTCCAACCGGCCGTGACCATCCTCGGGCACTACTTTGTGCGGCGGCGGGCATTTGCCAACGCCATGTCGTCCATGGGCACCGCCCTGGGCCTGTGCGTTCTGCCGGTTCTGGGCAACTACCTCCACACGGAGCTCGGCTGGAGAGGCAGCTTCCTCGTGTTGGGCGCCGTCCTGCTGAACTGCTGCGTGTGCGGTGCAGTGATGAGACCCCTGCAGCTTTCCAAGCGCCGAGGTCAGCCGCTGATGGACCACGGACCCCATCTGCCCGAGGAAGAAAAGGGGCAGCGGGAAATGGGGCGACTGAGGAGAATCTGGAGGTTCCTGTTGGATTCCTTGAGCAAACACATGGCCTTTGATCAGTTCCGCAACAACGCCCGCTACCGCGTGTACGCCATAGGTCTCACCTGGATGATGCTGGGCTTTGTGGTGCCTTTGATATATCTGGTTCCTTATGCTACAGCAAATGGAATGGAGCAGACTCAGGCCGCCCTGCTTCTGTCCATCCTGGGTGTGGTCAACATCATCGTCCGCCCGCCGTTTGGAATCGTCTTCAGCATGCCCTGGTTCAAAGGACGCCATGTTTATGTGTTTGCTTCAGCTTTACTGGTCAACGGGCTCAGTAACAGTATCTGCTGCATTGGGTCCACTTTCAATGTGCTGGTGATATACGTGATAGTCTACGGGCTGTCCATGAGCGTGGTGGGGTCCTTGATGTTCACGGTCCTCATGAGTGTGGTGGAGATGAGCCGCTTCCCCTCCGCTCTGGGCCTGCTTGCCGTCATGGAGAGCGTCACGCTGCTCATTGGGCCTCCACTGGCAG GAGCGCTGGTTGACCGGACGGGCCAGTACTTCCACGTCTTCTTCGCCTGCACCGCGGTCGTTGTCTCGGCTGGCATTTTCCTCATCGTGTCTTTCAGCCTGCTGGATCGGAGGGCGTCGCAGCGTGGTGGAGGACCGGCGGAACCCCCCGGGAGGACTGGGGCCGACGTGGCTCCTGGTTGCCAGTACAAGAGCATCCCCACAGAGGGTGACAAAGAGAAGGCGTCTCCTCCCACAGCAGCGTGTTCCGCCACCATGTGA
- the acsf2 gene encoding medium-chain acyl-CoA ligase ACSF2, mitochondrial, producing MKEEPWSSRRRGGAVWTPERLNFCAWVCGAAPGFGAEMLPSRVPLLRLLRINRVPARKVHVSPPSWTFLHGLPAANRDIHGDSPPTVPALTSSYVRGTSSSPFVLHTVGEVLQRTVERFPDREALVFVEQGVRKTFEQFQRDVDCVATGLLAIGLTKGDRLCVWGPNSYGWVLMQFATAKAGIILVCMNSAFQTQEADYVLRKVQCKAVVCPAHFKTHDYCDVLRRICPEIESSSPGNIRSSRLPDLRSVVVLDDRPPGMFSLEEVMQLGTSRHLQQLRDQQRNLSCDDPIKILFTSGTTGFPKAVTLSHFNVINNSNLFGIRSEYDRRSDVRIGIPVPMFHCFGAVLAGITMAVHGASLVFPSAEYKLKVLLDTLQDERCTILFGTPTIFVDIINYQHLNKYDLSSVYGGVIGGSPCAPELMKDIIFTLGIKEISIGYGCTELSPCAFSNHPKDSQERRTQTVGYILPHTEAKIVNPSTGEVAPLGETGDIMVRGYCVMQGYWGDEDKAEESVSEDGWYRTGDSGSLDAYGYLQIKGRAKDLIIRGGENIYPAEIEKTLHTHPKVQEAQVVGVEDFRMGEEICAFIKLGDGQDSAVQEIRDYCRGKIASYKIPRYVLFVNRFPISSSGKILKSELRKQAEKMLGMKKP from the exons ATGAAG GAGGAgccctggagcagcaggaggcgaGGAGGAGCCGTTTGGACCCCCGAGCGACTGAACTTTTGCGCCTGGGTTTGTGGCGCAGCGCCTGGGTTTGGCGCAGAGATGCTCCCCAGCAGGGTTCCGCTCCTTCGGCTCCTGCGGATTAATCGTGTCCCTGCCAGGAAAGTGCACGTTTCGCCACCATCGTGGACTTTTCTTCACGGTTTACCGGCGGCAAATCG GGACATTCATGGAGACTCTCCACCCACTGTTCCAGCTCTAACTAGCAGCTATGTCCGAGGGACGTCTTCAAGCCCTTTTGTCCTTCACACAGTGGGAGAAGTCTTGCAGAGGACCGTGGAACGCTTCCCTGACCGCGAGGCCTTAGTCTTTGTCGAGCAGGGAGTCCGAAAGACCTTTGAACAGTTCCAGCGAGAC GTCGATTGTGTTGCAACCGGTCTCCTGGCGATCGGGCTGACAAAGGGAGACAGGCTCTGCGTTTGGGGCCCGAACAGTTACGGATGGGTCCTGATGCAGTTTGCCACCGCCAAAGCTGGAATCATATTG GTCTGTATGAATTCGGCGTTCCAAACCCAGGAGGCCGACTACGTGCTCCGGAAG GTCCAGTGTAAGGCTGTGGTCTGCCCCGCGCACTTTAAAACCCACGACTACTGTGACGTCCTGAGACGCATATGTCCAGAGATCGAGTCCTCCAGTCCAGGAAACATCCGGAGTTCCAG ACTCCCGGACCTGCGCTCCGTGGTTGTCCTGGACGACCGACCGCCGGGAATGTTCAGCTTGGAGGAGGTGATGCAGCTGGGCACCAGCcgccacctgcagcagctccgggATCAGCAGAGGAACCTGTCGTGTGATGACCCCATAAAGATCCTCTTCACTTCG GGCACCACTGGCTTCCCAAAGGCCGTCACTTTGTCCCACTTTAACGTCATTAACAATTCCAATTTGTTCGGCATTAGAAGTGAATATGACCGGAGG TCCGATGTCCGCATCGGCATCCCCGTGCCGATGTTCCACTGCTTCGGCGCCGTGCTCGCCGGGATCACCATGGCCGTGCACGGCGCCTCCCTCGTCTTCCCCTCGGCTGAGTACAAGCTCAAGGTGCTCCTAGACACCTTGCAGGATGAAAG GTGCACCATCCTGTTTGGGACACCCACCATATTTGTGGATATCATCAACTATCAGCACTTGAACAAATATGACCTGTCTTCAGTTTATGGAG gtgtcattGGTGGCTCTCCCTGCGCTCCAGAACTCATGAAGGATATCATATTTACATTAGGCATCAAGGAAATAAGT ATTGGATATGGCTGCACAGAGCTCAGCCCGTGTGCCTTCAGCAACCACCCTAAAGACAGCCAGGAGAGGAGGACCCAGACCGTTGGCTATATTCTGCCTCACACAGAG GCAAAAATCGTCAACCCTTCAACAGGAGAGGTGGCGCCGCTCGGGGAGACGGGCGACATCATGGTCAGAGGTTACTGTGTGATGCAGGGCTACTGGGGGGACGAGGACAAAGCTGAAGAGAGCGTCAGTGAGGACGGCTGGTACAGAACCGG AGATAGCGGAAGCTTGGATGCGTACGGCTACCTGCAGATCAAAGGCAGAGCCAAAGACCTGATCATCAGAGGCGGAGAGAACATTTACCCCGCAGAAATCGAAAAaactctacacacacaccccaaagtCCAGGAGGCACAA GTGGTTGGAGTGGAGGACTTTCGCATGGGTGAAGAGATCTGCGCCTTCATCAAACTGGGGGACGGACAGGACAGCGCTGTCCAAGAAATCAGAGACTACTGCAGGGGGAAG ATCGCTAGCTACAAAATTCCTCGCTACGTCCTCTTTGTCAACCGTTTCCCCATCTCGTCTTCTGGGAAG ATCCTGAAGTCTGAGCTCCGCAAACAGGCTGAGAAGATGCTGGGAATGAAGAAGCCTTAA
- the tap2t gene encoding antigen peptide transporter 2, translating to MSLQDRSNTHSGGQMKAKEVVVYGISVLLFDTLLSLAFLTGLVLLQFSGCGGLSAQWAFAVVKWAFLQGFTWFLTDANHLALLSRLAALLCLLSPVHESVQLLAAPPSEPYTGPWADLGRLLLVPAVSLVSCVVWEMGFCSNAGVKTSSKPLDSRRLLLRMLKYFKPDALYIIAAFTFLILAVVCETLIPLYQGKVIDMLKGEALHSSFYGSIWQLTLVCLGSTLFSGLRGGTFMCTLSRLNSRMKHLLFGALLQQDVHFFENNDAGSLSSRLQSDVDKMGRTVALNANAMVRSSVRTCLMLGVMVHLSWELTLLTCIEIPLMALMQNKYIKLSTIVKKQIQDGCAETESLALQTMKGIQVVRSFRAEQHETRRYREALARMQTLRRRKGLYGYVYGLGLKMLNLGIKMLMLLYARRLISTGYLSTGALLSFFLYQKPIFRSLSEILYSFGDTLSTVEIISTVFGYLDRRPQCKEEGDLAPEKLEGRIVFQNVTFSYPSAATHQKALKSVSMEIAGGKLTALVGPSGSGKTSCLSLLKRLYEAQEGEILLDGKPLHHYKRKYLHQKLALVSQDLELFSGSLRYNIEYGLKDCTFEKVIDAAKKAKADAFLSELMHQYDTEVRGCGTLSSGLRHSIALIRALVRDPQVLILDETTSKVDANVWHAVLREVLSGGGTVLLVAHNLKSVETADRIIFIENGEVLEEGTHPQLMAKRGRYHHFHNIHFQHSTK from the exons ATGTCGCTCCAGGATCGGTCCAACACCCACAGTGGAGGCCAAATGAAAGCCAAGGAAGTTGTTGTTTATGGAATATCCGTTTTGCTCTTTGACACCTTGCTGAGTTTAGCGTTTTTGACTggcctggttctgctgcagttctCTGGCTGTGGTGGGCTGTCGGCCCAGTGGGCCTTTGCTGTGGTGAAATGGGCCTTTCTCCAAGGTTTCACCTGGTTCCTGACGGATGCGAATCACCTGGCTTTGCTCTCCAGGCTGGCGGCGCTCCTCTGTCTTCTTTCTCCTGTGCATGAAAGCGTGCAGCTCCTCGCGGCACCTCCCTCGGAACCGTACACGGGACCGTGGGCTGACCTGGGCAGGCTGCTCCTGGTCCCAGCAGTCTCATTAGTCTCCTGTGTAGTTTGGGAAATGGGCTTCTGCTCTAATGCGGGGGTGAAAACCAGCAGTAAACCTCTCGATTCCAGGCGTTTGCTGCTGAGGATGCTCAAGTATTTCAAACCCGACGCCCTTTACATCATCGCAGCGTTCACCTTCCTCATTTTAGCCGTCGTCT GTGAAACGCTGATTCCGCTGTATCAGGGGAAGGTGATTGACATGCTGAAAGGCGAAGCGCTCCACTCCAGTTTCTACGGTTCCATTTGGCAGCTGACACTTGTCTGTTTGGGGAG CACTCTCTTCTCTGGCCTGCGAGGAGGCACCTTCATGTGCACCCTGTCGCGGCTGAACAGCAGAATGAAGCATTTGCTGTTCGGCgccctcctgcagcaggacgTGCACTTCTTTGAAAACAATGACGCAG GAAGTCTTTCCTCACGCCTGCAGAGCGATGTGGACAAGATGGGCCGCACGGTGGCGCTAAACGCCAACGCCATGGTCCGCAGCTCAGTCAGAACCTGCCTCATGTTAGGCGTGATGGTGCACCTGTCCTGGGAgctcaccctgctcacctgtatAGAGATCCCCTTAATGGCCCTCATGCAGAACAAGTACATTAAGCTGTCTACG ATCGTTAAAAAACAGATCCAGGATGGCTGCGCGGAGACCGAAAGCCTGGCTCTGCAGACCATGAAGGGGATTCAAGTGGTTCGCAGTTTCAGGGCTGAGCAGCATGAAACGAGGAGGTACCGCGAGGCCCTGGCCCGGATGCAAACGCTGAGGAGACGCAAAGGACTCTACGGTTACGTTTATGGGTTGGGGTTAAAG ATGCTAAATCTGGGGATAAAGATGCTCATGCTGCTCTACGCTCGCAGGCTCATCTCAACAGGGTACCTCAGCACCGGtgctctgctctccttttttctctacCAGAAACCCATCTTCCGAAGTTTATCC GAGATTCTGTATAGTTTTGGGGACACCTTGTCCACTGTGGAAATCATCTCCACAGTATTTGGTTACCTTGACAGGAGGCCACAGTgtaaggaggagggagacttgGCTCCGGAGAAGCTGGAGGGAAGAATAGTTTTCCAGAATGTCACCTTCTCCTACCCGTCGGCTGCTACACATCAGAAAGCTCTGAAG tccgtttCTATGGAAATCGCAGGAGGAAAGTTGACGGCGCTGGTGGGCCCGTCTGGCAGCGGGAAGACTTCCTGTCTCAGCCTTCTAAAGAGGCTGTATGAAGCCCAGGAGGGAGAGATCCTGCTGGATGGCAAACCACTGCACCATTACAAACGGAAGTACTTGCATCAAAAG CTGGCCTTGGTGTCCCAGGATCTGGAGTTGTTCTCTGGTTCACTGCGGTACAACATCGAGTACGGCCTGAAGGACTGCACCTTTGAGAAGGTGATTGATGCCGCGAAGAAGGCCAAGGCAGATGCTTTCCTCTCTGAACTGATGCACCAATACGACACAG aggtcagaggatgCGGCACCCTGTCCAGTGGACTGCGGCACAGCATCGCCCTAATCAGAGCTCTGGTTCGAGACCCGCAGGTCCTCATTCTGGATGAGACCACCAGCAAAGTGGATGCTAACGTGTGGCACGCT GTGCTGCGGGAGGTTCTGTCTGGGGGCGGCACGGTTCTCCTGGTGGCTCATAACCTGAAGTCTGTGGAGACGGCAGATCGGATCATCTTCATTGAGAACggagaggtgctggaggaggggaCTCACCCTCAACTCATGGCCAAGAGAGGCCGCTACCATCATTTCCACAACATTCATTTCCAACATTCTACAAAGTAG